Proteins encoded by one window of Borrelia puertoricensis:
- a CDS encoding variable large family protein: MSKSAFFFRCNRAYEVKLDAESKTTFLNSLVKIGQGFQEVFGFFGNAIGDALGLTAVKSGDKRSKVGEHFEKIKKGLGDTNNKLKALSGEISNAKNANSSTIESVKSAINSSSDAFDKLIDSLTNLAGVTNDGNPIGDSSAGNAVAADKDSVETVIKEVRNIIGTAEKSGVKIESGDAGGEVAKGAATAPAIINATGAAGQGAGPKLAEEVAKADPWAIINKIKNATINTAQLNGDNNDAGVLATGANVGDANGAKAATNADLAAAVALKAMIKDGKLSANAAANDAEAVKAAAVTAVNKVLGILDLIIRKTVVSNLDKIRETVKGIQYSEITTETTEASTTTQPTAAK, from the coding sequence ATCTCTAAGTCTGCCTTTTTTTTTCGTTGTAATAGAGCTTATGAAGTTAAATTAGATGCTGAATCTAAAACCACTTTCTTAAATTCATTAGTTAAGATAGGTCAAGGATTTCAAGAGGTTTTTGGTTTTTTTGGTAATGCTATTGGTGATGCTTTGGGACTTACAGCTGTTAAATCGGGTGATAAGAGAAGTAAAGTTGGTGAACACTTTGAGAAGATAAAAAAAGGTTTAGGAGATACTAATAATAAGTTAAAAGCGCTATCAGGTGAAATATCTAATGCAAAGAATGCTAATAGTAGCACAATTGAATCTGTTAAGAGTGCAATTAACAGTTCTAGTGATGCTTTTGATAAATTAATCGATTCCTTAACCAATTTGGCTGGTGTAACTAATGATGGTAACCCAATTGGTGATTCTAGTGCTGGTAATGCTGTTGCTGCCGATAAAGATAGCGTTGAAACTGTTATTAAAGAAGTTAGGAATATAATTGGAACTGCCGAAAAGTCTGGAGTAAAGATCGAATCTGGAGATGCTGGTGGTGAAGTGGCTAAAGGTGCTGCTACTGCACCTGCTATTATTAATGCTACTGGAGCAGCTGGACAGGGAGCTGGTCCTAAACTTGCTGAAGAAGTTGCTAAGGCTGATCCATGGGCTATTATTAATAAGATTAAAAATGCTACAATTAATACTGCTCAACTTAATGGGGATAATAATGATGCAGGAGTTTTAGCTACTGGTGCTAATGTGGGTGATGCTAATGGTGCTAAAGCTGCTACTAATGCTGACCTAGCAGCTGCTGTTGCTCTTAAAGCTATGATTAAAGATGGTAAACTTAGTGCTAATGCTGCTGCTAATGATGCTGAAGCAGTTAAAGCTGCTGCTGTAACTGCTGTAAATAAGGTACTGGGAATACTTGACTTGATAATTAGGAAAACAGTAGTAAGCAATCTAGATAAGATAAGAGAAACTGTTAAGGGAATACAGTACTCTGAGATTACTACAGAAACAACCGAAGCTAGTACTACTACTCAACCCACAGCTGCTAAATAA
- a CDS encoding variable large family protein yields MKRITLCALLMTLFLLLSCGSGTTSAEDPKTTFLNSIANLGKGFLDVFTSLSDMVTGAFGINAETKKSDIGKYFTSIEKTMTSVKKKLNIVVAENGNYPKVKEVVDNFITDTLDKIAEGAKIAASGATTDTDIGGAPKEGQNAAPADTSSVNALVKGIGQIVEIVLKKDEGKADATKTGDTEKKSIGKLFGTKDADGAEAHAAAASASIGAVTGADILKAIARSGETADNSKNIEEAKDAASIASAKKEDDKKEIKEAARKDAVIAAGIALRAMAKDGKFAANQNAKDADAVNGVAANAVGKTLSTLIIAIRNTVDSGLRSISDALATVTQEDKSAEITTPADSTASGQ; encoded by the coding sequence ATGAAAAGAATTACTTTATGTGCGTTATTAATGACTTTATTTTTACTTCTTAGTTGTGGCAGTGGTACTACTAGTGCTGAGGATCCTAAAACCACTTTCTTAAACTCTATTGCTAATTTAGGTAAAGGGTTCTTAGATGTTTTTACTTCTCTTTCTGATATGGTTACTGGGGCTTTTGGTATTAATGCTGAGACTAAGAAATCTGATATTGGTAAGTATTTTACTTCTATTGAAAAAACTATGACATCTGTTAAAAAGAAATTAAACATTGTAGTGGCAGAGAATGGTAATTATCCAAAGGTAAAGGAAGTTGTTGATAACTTTATCACTGACACATTAGATAAAATTGCAGAAGGGGCTAAGATTGCTGCTAGTGGTGCTACAACTGATACTGATATTGGTGGTGCTCCTAAAGAAGGTCAAAATGCTGCACCGGCTGATACTTCAAGTGTCAACGCTCTTGTTAAAGGTATTGGACAAATAGTTGAGATCGTGCTAAAAAAAGATGAGGGTAAAGCAGATGCTACTAAGACTGGTGACACAGAGAAAAAATCAATTGGTAAGTTGTTTGGTACTAAAGACGCTGATGGTGCAGAAGCACATGCTGCTGCAGCTAGTGCTTCTATTGGGGCTGTAACTGGTGCTGACATCTTGAAAGCTATTGCTAGATCTGGAGAGACTGCTGATAATAGTAAAAATATTGAAGAAGCAAAAGACGCTGCAAGTATTGCTTCAGCTAAGAAGGAAGATGATAAAAAAGAGATTAAAGAGGCAGCAAGGAAGGATGCTGTTATTGCTGCTGGTATTGCACTGAGGGCAATGGCTAAGGATGGTAAGTTTGCGGCTAATCAAAATGCTAAAGATGCTGATGCAGTCAATGGTGTTGCTGCTAATGCTGTTGGTAAAACTTTAAGTACTCTTATTATTGCTATTAGAAATACTGTTGATAGTGGGTTAAGGTCAATTAGTGATGCTCTTGCTACAGTTACACAAGAAGATAAGTCTGCAGAAATTACTACACCTGCAGACTCAACAGCTAGTGGACAATAA
- the bdr gene encoding Bdr family repetitive protein gives MQDSSLHSVESTQIFNGHVTEEIIYQEFVKMGMQDFIANDLSKRYYRNELTYRDIEYLESNFNLKLEMLERSLKSEVIFVKTELDNKIDSVENNLNAKIDTKFNELDNKIDTKFNELDNKIDNVRNEVSLVRKDMEINRMELDNKLDKTASEFKSTSRLHNWMFGTLITLNIGIFLALMSLLVK, from the coding sequence ATGCAAGATTCATCGCTACATTCTGTTGAGAGTACACAAATTTTTAATGGGCATGTTACAGAGGAGATTATATATCAAGAATTTGTAAAGATGGGTATGCAAGATTTTATTGCGAATGATCTCTCTAAAAGATATTACCGTAATGAACTGACTTATAGGGATATTGAATATTTAGAGAGTAATTTTAATCTTAAGCTTGAGATGTTAGAGCGTAGTTTAAAATCTGAAGTTATTTTTGTGAAAACCGAACTTGATAACAAAATAGACTCTGTTGAGAATAACTTAAATGCGAAAATTGACACTAAATTTAATGAACTTGATAACAAGATTGATACTAAATTCAATGAACTTGATAATAAGATAGATAATGTTAGAAATGAGGTTTCTCTTGTTAGAAAAGATATGGAAATTAATAGGATGGAGCTTGATAATAAACTTGATAAAACCGCATCAGAATTTAAAAGTACATCAAGATTACATAATTGGATGTTTGGAACCCTTATTACTCTTAATATAGGAATATTTTTAGCATTAATGTCATTATTAGTAAAGTAA
- a CDS encoding Vsp/OspC family lipoprotein, producing the protein MKRITLCALFLTLFLLISCNTSGKNLTDDEVAKSDGTVIDLAKITKNIKDSVAFAKSVKEIHTLVKSIDELAKAIDQKVDNATHQLVDGAGEKNHNGSLIAGAFQVISTVKVALIALETEVGIPDTLKKKLGEAKAKSNEFLNKLEESKDQADAAKAIDIIKGDGSKGGNELKALNQLVGELLKTAEDAVESAIKELTTSVKPSN; encoded by the coding sequence ATGAAAAGAATTACTTTATGTGCGTTATTTTTGACTTTATTTTTGCTTATTTCTTGTAATACTTCAGGAAAGAATCTTACAGATGATGAAGTGGCTAAATCTGATGGCACTGTTATTGATTTAGCTAAAATAACTAAGAACATCAAAGACTCTGTTGCTTTTGCTAAGAGTGTTAAAGAAATTCATACTTTAGTTAAGTCCATTGATGAACTTGCTAAAGCTATTGACCAAAAAGTTGATAACGCAACTCATCAACTTGTGGATGGTGCTGGTGAAAAAAATCATAATGGATCTTTAATTGCGGGAGCATTTCAAGTAATATCAACCGTAAAAGTTGCATTAATAGCATTAGAAACAGAAGTTGGAATCCCTGATACACTTAAGAAAAAGCTTGGTGAAGCTAAGGCTAAAAGTAATGAATTTTTAAATAAGTTAGAGGAGTCAAAAGATCAGGCTGATGCAGCAAAAGCTATAGATATAATTAAGGGTGATGGCAGTAAAGGTGGTAATGAACTTAAGGCTCTCAACCAATTAGTTGGCGAGTTGTTAAAGACCGCTGAGGATGCAGTAGAATCTGCAATTAAGGAGCTTACAACTTCTGTTAAACCCTCTAACTAA